TGCCAAATGCCATGTTTCGAGTTGAATTGGATAATGGTCATAAAGTATTAGCTCACATTTCAGGAAAAATGAGAATGCATTACATACGAATTTTGCCTGGTGATAGAGTACGAGTGGAATTATCACCCTATGATTTGACAAGAGGACGTATCACATATAGAATCCAATAGAGAATTTGAGGTAAAATATGAAAGTTAGAGCTTCAGTGAAGAAAATTTGCAGTGATTGTAAAATCATTCGAAGAAAAGGAGTGGTTCGAGTAATTTGTAAAAACCCAAAGCATAAGCAAAGGCAGGGGTAAAATAAAAAAGGAGAAAAAGGATGGCAAGGATAGCTGGGGTTGATTTACCAAAAGAAAAAAGAGTGGAAATAGGTTTGACATACATTTACGGGATAGGA
The genomic region above belongs to Leptospiraceae bacterium and contains:
- the infA gene encoding translation initiation factor IF-1; protein product: MSKEEPIVVEGKVIENLPNAMFRVELDNGHKVLAHISGKMRMHYIRILPGDRVRVELSPYDLTRGRITYRIQ
- the rpmJ gene encoding 50S ribosomal protein L36 translates to MKVRASVKKICSDCKIIRRKGVVRVICKNPKHKQRQG